The following proteins are encoded in a genomic region of Clostridium kluyveri:
- a CDS encoding phage tail tape measure protein, translated as MANGIRINLDTASKQQLISEVERLKNQLESKNISLKINDNNIKNQIESMRVILDSLSNNTKPVDIKFDSVKAKEELSKIQGSFENIISEYNKLGNIKVTQNFDDQGQLESFVVKLEQVNGLVRQLKYGNSGEGIFTFLSGTEKNNINEVVNSLENFKSKYQSVLDTIKDTKLIDSNKIENMQSELNSLNLDNFEDSSSIIKGNIDKLSTETTNLIKDQQKLTELMSKARDKSDLNNLKRQQQEQENLNKTLEQEYKDRQKIQEAIAKTVAKREQENKILEQNQAKAINKNLEKEYKEQQQNLKKVENIVNRYEKSLNSLKSKFGSIIPDSKINSLKTKLQGLYNSTNLKTDKNSIDDEIEKLKKLSDEIKRVKGLGRNLGDFDNIGINMGSSFTDIEKFINSMSGAKASISSINNATDRFGNNLKTVNYIVDEGSGVAYKYRVVIDENTKSLYKMSTGLKTLNSNNKTFASNMLESVKSLAKFSAASVGVYEGINLIKSAIQNVNDVNKSQTNLRMVTGMDAEEVKQVTKEYTNLAEELHVKQSEVLNSAEEFLRAGSTIEESKNLVKAATMGSVLSGQDSKTVTDQLIAISNGFKMNTKDAKELMSVIDKLTLTDNESASSFSEIATAMQGSSNMAQSVKVDFDHLLSYISTVSEVTRENASSIGQSFAAQFARFQNVKGGEDFDAYSGEDISNVNRDLKTYAGIDIRSDMKTFKSYETVIDELSKKWRDLDEVGRAAIAKAMAGTEHAEEFQVLMNNMDKVNEKYDKLGTQAQGYAEKQYKIYDESTLAKIQDFTNSLSSLYQASISSDTINSALKGMTAFINYLDNIATSSKTTKLALAGLVTTIVLLVKNFKALSASNFITYFRLLPQAILETKGATTLLSMAFKDLKLAMVTLITNPVTLFIAALGIATYAIGKHIQKQSELKAKTEELKTSYESLTQAIKDNSAEELKSSLEPFNKQQNELKTLQKQKQELEKKINNEPTTGDPRIDSAIKNADINKLKDVNSQISDLNKELKDAGVSTDKVSEAQSKLKNIEMLQKYEDEASAQKKKNDAIIDEINEYQELNGKEEKNATTKERMSQLSESLSKSIKGLVITRDSEGDTIITNTGLLDSNIKMLKEENKTVETSAKVKMEKAKESMVWQENETTVAYSEIRKRMQMYQIEAEKLQNIAKQGGNEELSGIEAARAGAAASREAKTEQNKLKELDDVFNSVIKTTDSESDLSDELEKNKQKTEENTEAQEKQERTINAVKEALEQYEYQLKVIDNLLQKQENYTDSLAKGSQKRRDAMLEEISLLKEQINIYGEARDTADKYSNSLSTISGISGSGLAKQVVVEAEKYLGTPYVWGGESPQSGFDCSGLVQYVYSRVGVELNRTSQEQFKQGTPVQKSQLQQGDLVFFKSSGTSSAPGHVGIYAGEGKYIQAPKTGDVIKVSDLSARSDYVGARRVLSNTSSSTVDSLIAQNVTYADIIKKASETFGVAENLIAAVIKTESGWDSNAISSAGAKGLMQLMDATASELGVTDSFNPYQNIMGGTKYLAELINKYGKERGIALYNTGEYGGGSTSYANKVLGYESQYSNGKLEVPDTEVLDALSASQEFQNNVLDYENSIESKEQKIKEIYKNIYEDNITQFDNETKQYDDKIQQLEVQNKIEKENNADSIENLKQIRNYNYDKLKVLQQEKVYIDEQIKNSNQLYDEATIQEMQEKSVELTTSILESNEAIKESINNWIDGVINNIEAKFKDTFDMIDNELSRLENQSTVDLSIKLSLENQKVEETKQKINEITEAIKELNNYQYTSGDITSSEKIKELNSNLDELKTTLSELEKNVVDTKNSISELANTITDKIKQVIQKNNEIYKEELEKNKKLFTDAIDDEIEKLDEAQKKLQNNETNQENISNVIELQKQLNALDLRNDEEAKAKKSEIQKELDEANKKLREDTQNQNIEARKDALNKAKSDYEELIESYNESIDASNTDEVINKQASQALINGYLVDSEGNKIDLETALINFEDRFGDGLTAIGNKIKTELIDQLKEVKNLLNEFGTLDATKITTSNDVKTVYGTGVDLENAKAILGTDGYKYVDTDLVSTTDLAPKKGDISLGGVIPSNLLNGATNLTGADRYKTEQMIQMYADSTNGKYSTVSEYNENTLNEYIKQKSNDKGTVYASGTDLENAKKYLSNFGYSFIDTTDVSKMNLTSNDVVVGGVGVMNGISEALEANATWLWGMNRTETEQDIINYAKKLTKYPINTTGFADGGTVDFTGFAMVHGGNGKPETMLNYDQGENLHSFLTDIPALSKNVMDQVYNRFAGIGNFNPLKLQMDTGGSTVNNNSIQFNVDKMQGTTEEARSFANKAMNFIRKQG; from the coding sequence ATGGCTAATGGAATTCGTATAAATTTAGATACTGCAAGTAAACAGCAGTTGATATCTGAAGTTGAACGTCTAAAAAATCAACTGGAGAGTAAAAATATTTCTTTAAAGATAAATGATAATAATATAAAAAACCAAATAGAATCCATGAGGGTAATATTAGATTCTTTATCCAATAATACTAAACCTGTAGATATAAAATTTGACTCAGTTAAAGCTAAAGAAGAATTATCTAAAATTCAAGGCAGTTTTGAGAATATAATATCTGAGTATAATAAATTAGGCAATATAAAAGTTACTCAAAATTTTGATGACCAAGGACAATTAGAATCATTTGTTGTTAAATTAGAACAGGTAAATGGTTTAGTTCGACAACTTAAATATGGTAATTCTGGTGAAGGAATATTTACTTTTTTAAGTGGTACAGAAAAGAATAATATTAATGAAGTTGTAAATTCATTAGAAAATTTTAAAAGTAAATATCAAAGTGTATTAGATACGATTAAAGATACAAAGTTGATTGATTCTAATAAAATAGAAAATATGCAATCAGAATTGAATTCTTTAAATCTGGATAATTTTGAAGATTCAAGTTCCATTATTAAAGGTAATATAGATAAATTATCTACGGAAACAACTAACTTGATTAAAGACCAGCAAAAGTTAACTGAATTAATGTCCAAAGCCAGAGATAAATCTGATTTAAATAATTTAAAAAGACAGCAACAAGAACAGGAAAATTTAAACAAAACTTTAGAACAAGAATATAAGGATAGGCAAAAAATTCAGGAAGCTATTGCTAAAACAGTAGCTAAAAGGGAACAGGAGAATAAGATTCTTGAACAAAATCAAGCAAAAGCAATTAACAAAAATCTGGAAAAAGAATATAAAGAGCAACAACAGAATCTTAAAAAGGTAGAAAATATTGTTAATAGATATGAGAAGTCCCTAAATTCTTTGAAATCTAAATTCGGCAGTATAATACCAGATAGTAAAATTAATAGCTTAAAAACAAAGTTGCAAGGATTGTATAATTCCACTAATCTAAAAACAGATAAAAATTCTATAGATGATGAAATAGAAAAATTAAAAAAACTATCAGATGAAATAAAAAGAGTTAAAGGGTTAGGAAGAAATTTAGGTGATTTCGATAATATTGGAATAAACATGGGTTCGAGTTTTACAGATATAGAAAAATTTATAAACTCTATGTCGGGTGCAAAAGCTTCAATATCTTCCATAAATAATGCCACAGATAGATTTGGAAATAATTTAAAAACAGTCAATTATATTGTAGATGAAGGGTCAGGAGTTGCTTATAAATATAGAGTTGTTATAGACGAAAATACAAAAAGTTTATATAAAATGAGTACTGGACTTAAAACTCTAAACTCCAACAATAAAACCTTTGCTTCAAATATGTTAGAATCTGTAAAAAGCTTAGCTAAGTTTAGTGCTGCAAGTGTTGGTGTATATGAAGGTATAAATTTAATAAAGAGTGCGATTCAGAATGTTAATGATGTAAATAAAAGTCAAACAAATCTTAGGATGGTAACTGGGATGGACGCAGAAGAAGTTAAACAGGTTACTAAGGAATACACAAATTTGGCTGAGGAGTTGCATGTAAAACAAAGTGAAGTTTTAAATAGTGCTGAAGAATTTTTACGTGCAGGATCTACAATAGAAGAATCCAAAAATTTGGTAAAAGCAGCAACAATGGGCAGTGTTCTATCTGGACAGGACAGTAAAACAGTAACAGATCAATTAATAGCAATTAGTAATGGATTTAAAATGAATACCAAGGATGCTAAAGAATTAATGAGTGTTATTGATAAATTGACATTAACTGACAATGAGTCGGCTAGTTCTTTTTCTGAAATCGCAACAGCCATGCAAGGTTCAAGTAACATGGCTCAAAGTGTAAAAGTAGATTTTGATCATCTGTTATCATACATTTCCACAGTAAGTGAAGTCACAAGGGAAAATGCTTCTTCTATAGGACAAAGTTTTGCTGCACAGTTTGCTAGATTTCAAAACGTAAAGGGTGGCGAGGATTTTGATGCCTACTCAGGCGAGGATATAAGCAACGTTAACCGCGACTTAAAAACATATGCGGGTATAGATATAAGATCTGATATGAAAACATTTAAATCTTATGAAACAGTTATAGATGAATTATCTAAAAAATGGAGAGATTTAGATGAGGTTGGTAGGGCAGCAATAGCAAAGGCAATGGCAGGAACTGAACACGCAGAAGAGTTTCAAGTTCTTATGAATAATATGGACAAGGTTAATGAAAAATATGATAAGTTGGGAACTCAAGCCCAGGGATACGCTGAGAAACAGTATAAGATATATGACGAGAGTACGCTAGCAAAAATTCAAGATTTTACAAATAGTTTATCATCTTTATATCAGGCCAGCATATCTAGTGATACCATTAACTCTGCATTAAAGGGAATGACTGCATTTATAAATTATTTGGATAATATAGCTACATCAAGTAAAACCACCAAACTTGCATTAGCAGGATTAGTTACTACTATAGTATTATTAGTTAAAAATTTCAAAGCATTGTCTGCATCTAATTTTATAACATATTTCAGATTATTACCTCAAGCAATATTGGAAACAAAAGGTGCTACTACTTTATTATCAATGGCTTTCAAAGATTTAAAACTAGCTATGGTAACATTGATTACTAATCCTGTAACATTATTTATAGCAGCATTAGGAATTGCAACATATGCAATAGGCAAACATATACAAAAACAATCTGAATTAAAAGCAAAAACTGAGGAATTAAAAACTTCATATGAAAGTTTAACTCAAGCAATAAAAGATAATAGTGCTGAAGAGTTAAAAAGCAGTTTAGAACCTTTTAATAAACAACAAAATGAACTTAAAACTTTACAAAAACAAAAACAAGAATTAGAAAAAAAAATAAATAATGAACCAACTACAGGAGATCCACGTATTGATTCTGCTATAAAAAATGCAGATATTAATAAGTTAAAAGATGTTAATTCACAAATTTCCGATTTAAATAAAGAATTAAAAGATGCAGGAGTATCAACGGACAAGGTGTCAGAAGCACAAAGCAAATTAAAAAATATAGAAATGTTACAAAAATATGAAGACGAAGCTTCTGCACAAAAAAAGAAAAATGATGCAATAATAGATGAAATAAATGAATATCAGGAATTAAATGGTAAAGAAGAAAAGAATGCAACAACTAAAGAAAGAATGAGTCAATTATCGGAAAGCTTATCTAAATCTATAAAAGGATTAGTTATAACTAGAGATAGTGAAGGTGATACCATAATAACTAATACAGGATTATTAGATTCCAATATAAAAATGCTCAAAGAAGAAAATAAGACAGTAGAGACAAGTGCAAAAGTTAAGATGGAAAAAGCTAAAGAAAGCATGGTTTGGCAAGAGAATGAAACTACAGTTGCATATTCAGAAATAAGAAAAAGAATGCAAATGTATCAAATTGAAGCTGAAAAATTGCAAAATATTGCAAAACAAGGTGGAAATGAAGAATTGTCAGGTATAGAAGCTGCAAGGGCAGGAGCAGCAGCTTCTAGAGAAGCTAAAACAGAACAAAATAAATTAAAAGAATTAGATGATGTATTTAATTCCGTAATAAAAACTACAGATTCAGAAAGTGATTTGTCTGATGAATTAGAAAAAAATAAACAAAAAACTGAAGAAAATACTGAAGCACAAGAAAAACAAGAAAGAACAATAAATGCAGTTAAAGAAGCATTGGAGCAATATGAGTATCAATTAAAGGTAATTGACAATCTTTTACAAAAACAAGAAAATTACACAGATTCTTTAGCTAAAGGTAGTCAAAAACGTAGAGATGCTATGTTAGAAGAGATATCTTTATTAAAAGAACAAATTAATATATATGGTGAAGCAAGAGATACTGCTGATAAATATTCAAATAGTTTATCTACTATATCAGGGATAAGTGGATCTGGATTAGCAAAACAGGTTGTTGTTGAAGCAGAGAAATATTTAGGGACACCTTATGTATGGGGTGGGGAATCTCCTCAAAGTGGATTTGATTGTAGTGGTCTTGTACAATATGTATACAGTCGTGTAGGAGTTGAATTAAATAGAACATCACAGGAACAATTCAAACAAGGAACTCCTGTACAGAAAAGTCAATTACAACAAGGAGATTTAGTATTTTTTAAAAGTAGTGGAACATCTTCAGCACCAGGGCATGTTGGAATATATGCAGGGGAAGGTAAATATATACAGGCACCTAAAACTGGTGATGTAATAAAAGTTTCAGATTTAAGTGCAAGAAGTGATTATGTAGGTGCAAGAAGAGTTTTATCAAATACCAGTAGTTCTACAGTAGATTCATTAATTGCTCAAAATGTTACATATGCAGATATAATAAAGAAAGCAAGTGAAACATTTGGAGTTGCAGAGAATTTAATAGCAGCAGTAATAAAAACAGAAAGTGGATGGGATTCAAACGCTATTAGTTCTGCTGGAGCAAAAGGTTTAATGCAATTGATGGATGCTACAGCTAGTGAATTAGGAGTAACAGATTCTTTTAATCCATATCAAAATATTATGGGTGGTACTAAATATTTAGCAGAGTTAATAAATAAATATGGTAAAGAAAGAGGAATCGCATTATATAATACTGGAGAATATGGTGGTGGAAGTACCTCATATGCTAATAAAGTATTAGGATATGAAAGTCAATATAGTAATGGTAAATTAGAAGTTCCTGATACAGAAGTTCTTGATGCTCTTTCGGCTAGTCAAGAATTCCAAAATAATGTATTAGATTATGAAAATAGTATAGAATCTAAAGAACAAAAGATAAAAGAAATATATAAAAATATATATGAAGATAATATAACTCAATTTGATAATGAGACAAAACAGTATGATGATAAAATTCAACAATTAGAAGTTCAAAATAAAATAGAAAAAGAAAATAATGCGGATTCTATTGAGAATTTAAAACAAATTAGAAATTATAATTATGATAAACTAAAAGTATTACAACAAGAAAAAGTATATATTGATGAACAAATAAAAAATTCAAATCAATTATATGATGAAGCTACAATTCAAGAAATGCAGGAGAAAAGTGTTGAATTAACAACTTCTATATTAGAATCTAATGAAGCAATAAAAGAATCTATAAATAATTGGATAGATGGGGTTATTAATAATATAGAAGCAAAATTTAAAGATACTTTTGATATGATTGATAATGAATTGAGTAGATTAGAAAATCAATCAACAGTTGATTTGAGTATTAAATTATCGTTAGAAAATCAGAAAGTTGAAGAAACTAAACAAAAAATAAATGAGATTACAGAAGCGATAAAGGAATTAAATAATTATCAATATACTTCTGGTGATATTACATCTAGTGAAAAAATTAAAGAATTAAATAGTAATTTAGATGAATTAAAAACAACTTTAAGTGAATTAGAAAAAAATGTAGTTGATACTAAAAATTCAATTTCTGAATTGGCAAATACAATAACAGATAAAATAAAACAGGTTATTCAAAAGAATAATGAGATATATAAGGAAGAATTAGAAAAGAATAAGAAATTATTTACTGATGCTATAGATGATGAAATTGAAAAATTAGATGAGGCACAAAAGAAGTTACAGAATAATGAAACTAATCAGGAAAATATTTCAAATGTTATTGAATTACAGAAACAGTTAAACGCCCTAGATTTAAGGAATGACGAAGAAGCAAAAGCAAAAAAGTCAGAAATACAAAAAGAATTAGATGAAGCAAATAAAAAATTAAGGGAAGATACCCAAAATCAAAATATAGAAGCTAGAAAAGATGCATTAAATAAAGCTAAATCTGATTATGAAGAGTTAATTGAATCGTATAACGAATCTATAGATGCATCTAATACAGATGAAGTAATAAATAAACAAGCTTCACAAGCATTAATAAATGGTTATTTAGTTGATTCTGAAGGGAATAAAATAGATTTAGAGACAGCATTAATTAATTTTGAAGATAGATTTGGTGACGGTTTAACAGCTATAGGAAATAAAATAAAGACGGAATTAATAGATCAATTAAAAGAAGTTAAAAATTTATTAAATGAATTTGGAACTTTAGATGCAACTAAGATAACTACATCTAATGATGTGAAAACTGTATATGGTACTGGAGTAGATTTAGAAAATGCAAAAGCTATATTAGGGACAGATGGATATAAGTATGTAGATACTGATTTAGTATCTACTACAGATTTGGCACCTAAAAAGGGTGATATTTCATTAGGTGGAGTTATTCCTTCTAATTTATTAAATGGAGCAACTAATTTAACTGGTGCTGATAGATATAAAACGGAACAGATGATTCAAATGTATGCTGATTCTACTAATGGTAAGTATTCTACAGTATCAGAATATAATGAAAATACATTAAACGAATATATAAAACAAAAATCTAATGATAAAGGAACAGTTTATGCTAGTGGAACGGATTTAGAAAATGCAAAGAAATATTTATCTAATTTTGGATATAGTTTTATAGACACAACAGATGTAAGCAAAATGAATTTAACATCTAATGATGTAGTTGTAGGTGGGGTAGGAGTAATGAATGGAATATCGGAAGCTTTAGAAGCTAACGCCACATGGTTATGGGGCATGAATAGAACAGAAACGGAGCAAGATATTATAAATTATGCTAAGAAGTTAACAAAGTACCCTATAAATACAACAGGATTTGCAGATGGTGGAACAGTTGATTTTACAGGTTTTGCAATGGTACATGGTGGCAATGGTAAACCGGAAACTATGTTAAATTATGATCAAGGAGAGAATCTACACAGTTTCTTAACAGACATTCCTGCTTTAAGTAAAAATGTAATGGATCAAGTATATAATAGGTTTGCTGGTATAGGTAATTTTAATCCATTGAAATTACAGATGGATACAGGAGGAAGTACTGTAAATAATAATAGTATTCAATTTAATGTTGATAAGATGCAAGGCACTACAGAAGAAGCAAGAAGTTTTGCAAATAAGGCAATGAATTTTATAAGGAAGCAAGGATAA
- a CDS encoding terminase large subunit domain-containing protein — translation MGINKENALKLQYLWQDGHEAEWIESFIKIADKDSNIVPFILTQQQREFVENMSKYNIILKSRQLGFSLVICALSIRKCIIKPYSNCLLMSAEQKSATEIFDKLKIMYDNLPDWLRPENKAYNRQQIKMDNGSKITCCCEGRKEIVGATNIIVHLSEFSRWSNPQKQLSSIQKTVVADGFIIIESTANGFNFFSDLWFKSKNFESDFKPFFFNWINGRELFEKDYKNSVERFKARNNGKSLTENELDAEEQNLLKMGAELDQLMWRRLEIMQCGVDLFHQDRPANDTEAFLLTGSNLFDTKRVTEVAIAIPKNNYIPKDNITDLPVLLKQYYGKSFFIYKIKKSTDKIYIGIDMSEGVGRDYCACEIFNQDGEQIAEFYNNKLKPYKMAEIINTLGLYYNKALLNIETASGGLSVIENLRNYYRYMNMYKQKMFNEYKKVVYKLGFDTNGKTKGQIINNFIEMFDTGQVQINSRRLLEEMQFFEIKENGSMGAVQGHHDDCLMAASLSLHSLKHGFMYKW, via the coding sequence GTGGGGATAAATAAAGAGAATGCTCTCAAACTTCAGTATTTATGGCAGGATGGACATGAGGCTGAATGGATAGAATCATTTATAAAAATTGCAGATAAAGATAGTAATATAGTCCCATTTATACTTACACAGCAACAGAGAGAGTTTGTAGAAAATATGTCAAAATATAATATAATTTTAAAATCAAGACAATTGGGCTTTTCTCTTGTTATTTGTGCTTTGAGTATAAGAAAGTGTATAATCAAACCTTACAGTAATTGTTTGCTTATGTCGGCAGAACAAAAATCAGCTACAGAAATTTTTGACAAGTTAAAAATAATGTACGATAATTTACCTGACTGGTTAAGACCTGAAAATAAAGCATATAACCGTCAACAAATAAAAATGGATAACGGGAGTAAGATTACTTGTTGTTGTGAAGGACGAAAAGAAATCGTTGGTGCAACAAATATAATTGTTCATTTATCAGAGTTTTCAAGATGGTCAAATCCTCAAAAACAATTAAGTTCTATACAAAAAACAGTTGTAGCTGATGGATTTATCATTATTGAGAGTACAGCAAACGGTTTCAATTTTTTTAGTGATTTGTGGTTTAAGTCAAAAAACTTTGAAAGTGATTTTAAACCATTCTTTTTTAATTGGATAAATGGAAGGGAATTGTTTGAAAAGGATTATAAGAATTCTGTAGAAAGGTTTAAAGCTAGAAATAATGGCAAGTCATTAACTGAGAATGAATTAGATGCAGAAGAGCAGAATTTACTTAAAATGGGAGCAGAATTGGATCAGTTGATGTGGAGAAGATTAGAAATAATGCAATGTGGTGTAGATTTATTTCACCAAGATAGACCAGCGAATGATACGGAGGCATTTCTTTTAACAGGTAGTAATCTTTTTGATACTAAAAGAGTAACTGAAGTTGCAATTGCTATTCCTAAAAATAATTATATACCAAAAGATAATATAACGGATTTACCAGTGTTGTTGAAACAATATTACGGTAAATCTTTTTTTATTTATAAGATTAAAAAATCAACAGACAAAATATACATAGGAATAGATATGTCCGAAGGTGTTGGCAGGGATTATTGTGCCTGTGAAATATTTAATCAGGATGGCGAACAGATTGCAGAATTTTATAATAATAAATTAAAACCCTATAAGATGGCAGAAATTATAAATACGTTAGGACTTTATTATAATAAAGCTTTATTGAATATAGAAACAGCAAGTGGAGGGTTATCGGTTATAGAAAATCTAAGAAATTATTATAGATATATGAATATGTATAAGCAAAAAATGTTTAACGAATATAAAAAAGTTGTATATAAATTAGGATTTGATACCAATGGAAAAACAAAAGGCCAAATTATAAATAATTTTATTGAAATGTTTGACACTGGACAAGTACAGATTAATTCAAGAAGGTTGTTGGAAGAAATGCAATTTTTTGAGATTAAAGAAAATGGAAGCATGGGAGCAGTACAAGGTCATCACGATGATTGTTTGATGGCTGCCTCATTAAGTTTACATAGTTTAAAACATGGTTTTATGTACAAGTGGTAG
- a CDS encoding phage portal protein, with translation MDIEEYINRNYNGSKTWFCEEVKQSYNLSRISKVVSNKSYLAGEHKILKKPDIQFKGEEYKTKKLIIQEAKTILNFHGTYLLGKPLSLTGSENKVKEYQNIYRSADYNEIDFDIIDSIGKYGDAYEYVYLDKGKNICSKLIDNADAYPVYSNNNEYIALIEHWTSTYKNIDSNIEYFTIYYTDRVEQWNNENGNLIMVSSSNNLSGLPIHYHNKNDIDPNFGVSLLEDIKPILDEVEDLLSKLGDSIYTLSLSPLPVVTGQQIEGEIDKDVVGFGLSLEFGSDMKYINALMDYNTIKMYLDKIEQKLNMVAHMPSIVGGNSNVANVSEVSLKLLYQLADVYSMIQEKYVRKGLRKRFNIFDKLLELKGIMFNNDDYVSVQFNYSRPVNNEDLLQQLKIQYDMGAISRMSIIERSPVIVDTTQELNRLKEEDVNDGDSRDDNLDGKIVN, from the coding sequence GTGGACATAGAAGAATATATAAATCGTAATTATAATGGTAGTAAGACATGGTTTTGCGAGGAAGTAAAGCAAAGCTATAATTTAAGCAGAATAAGCAAAGTAGTGAGTAATAAAAGCTATTTGGCGGGAGAGCATAAAATACTGAAAAAACCTGACATACAATTTAAAGGAGAGGAATATAAAACTAAAAAACTTATCATACAGGAAGCAAAGACAATTTTAAATTTCCATGGTACATATTTGTTAGGTAAACCATTATCTTTGACAGGTAGTGAAAATAAAGTTAAAGAATACCAGAATATATATAGAAGTGCAGATTACAATGAGATTGATTTTGATATAATTGACAGCATAGGTAAATATGGAGATGCTTATGAATATGTATATTTAGATAAAGGTAAGAATATATGTAGTAAATTAATTGATAACGCAGATGCTTATCCAGTGTACAGTAATAACAATGAATATATAGCACTTATAGAGCATTGGACAAGTACATATAAGAATATTGATAGCAACATAGAGTATTTTACTATATATTACACAGACAGAGTAGAACAGTGGAATAATGAAAATGGTAATTTAATTATGGTTAGTAGCAGTAATAATTTAAGTGGATTACCAATTCATTACCATAACAAGAATGATATTGATCCTAATTTTGGAGTATCTTTGTTAGAAGATATAAAACCCATTTTAGATGAGGTAGAGGATTTATTGTCTAAGTTAGGAGATTCAATATACACTTTGTCTTTATCTCCATTGCCTGTAGTCACAGGACAACAAATAGAAGGTGAGATAGACAAGGATGTTGTTGGATTTGGTTTAAGTTTAGAGTTTGGATCAGATATGAAATATATAAATGCATTAATGGATTATAATACTATAAAAATGTATTTAGATAAAATAGAACAAAAATTGAACATGGTAGCACATATGCCAAGTATTGTTGGTGGGAATAGTAATGTAGCAAATGTGTCAGAAGTATCTCTGAAATTACTTTATCAATTAGCAGACGTATATTCTATGATACAAGAGAAATATGTTAGGAAGGGGTTAAGAAAGAGGTTCAATATATTTGATAAATTGTTAGAATTGAAGGGCATAATGTTTAATAATGATGATTATGTAAGTGTACAATTCAACTATAGTAGACCAGTAAACAACGAGGATCTTTTACAGCAGTTAAAGATACAGTATGATATGGGTGCTATTAGTAGAATGAGTATTATAGAGCGTTCTCCAGTAATTGTAGATACTACACAAGAGTTGAACAGGTTGAAAGAGGAAGACGTTAATGATGGTGATAGTAGGGATGATAATTTGGATGGAAAGATTGTTAACTGA
- a CDS encoding FxLYD domain-containing protein — protein sequence MKKKSNIIIGLIIGMCVLFVGGYYGVEFVMEKNVFNKKIVNDKLKKQQQEEEAIKNGVEDVKKIITSESDFSYDDFLKVDIFINKYKDDKLVKNDLSNFIMGKVEEYLNGNADNKETSDKMQHSIDRLYSEYPDNKAVVDLRLRLYEKIFPKSEEEKNEDTSTQVTKNTSTKLTSYDGMLELENNYPENDYVCGTIKNLSNRPYSYVQVNVNLYDENGNQIDSTFANVANLEEYGTWHFEAIVINSKRVSKYRIISIEGMR from the coding sequence ATGAAGAAAAAGAGTAATATAATTATAGGATTAATTATAGGTATGTGTGTATTATTTGTTGGAGGATATTATGGGGTTGAATTTGTAATGGAGAAAAATGTTTTTAATAAAAAGATAGTTAATGATAAATTAAAAAAACAGCAACAAGAAGAAGAAGCCATTAAAAATGGAGTAGAAGATGTAAAAAAAATTATTACTTCAGAATCAGATTTTAGTTATGATGATTTTTTAAAAGTAGATATTTTTATAAATAAATATAAAGATGATAAACTTGTTAAAAATGATTTAAGTAATTTTATAATGGGAAAAGTTGAAGAATATTTAAATGGAAATGCAGATAATAAAGAAACATCTGATAAAATGCAACATTCTATTGATAGATTATATTCAGAATATCCTGATAATAAAGCTGTGGTTGATTTAAGATTGAGATTATATGAAAAAATTTTTCCAAAATCAGAAGAAGAAAAAAATGAAGATACTTCAACACAAGTAACCAAAAACACTTCTACAAAATTAACATCTTATGATGGTATGTTAGAATTAGAAAATAATTATCCTGAAAATGATTATGTTTGTGGAACTATTAAAAATTTATCAAATAGACCATATAGCTATGTTCAGGTTAATGTTAATTTATATGATGAAAATGGTAATCAAATAGATAGTACATTTGCTAATGTGGCTAATTTAGAGGAATATGGTACTTGGCATTTTGAAGCAATTGTTATTAATTCAAAAAGAGTTTCTAAATATAGGATTATAAGCATAGAAGGAATGAGATAA